In a genomic window of Phycisphaerae bacterium:
- a CDS encoding sodium/solute symporter (Members of the Solute:Sodium Symporter (SSS), TC 2.A.21 as described in tcdb.org, catalyze solute:Na+ symport. Known solutes for members of the family include sugars, amino acids, nucleosides, inositols, vitamins, urea or anions, depending on the system.): protein MSLEWLDVAIFLAFFAFVVGISLVKSRRERNCEDYFLAGRGLTWPLIGFSIVAANLSTEQFVGMAGQSAGDVGLAVSAWQLTGSIGIVIIAFTILPRFLKAGIYTMPEYLEYRYNAAARGIMALFTTVIYVTVTITAVLYSGGLALKTIFGLELTHAIWIIGGIATIYTVWGGLKAIAWADLFQGAALMIGGLITMFLGMQACGGAGAFFEQNARRLHMILPANHPTLPWTGVLAGMWIPIVYYCGLNQFIVQRTLAARDLRQGQLGIVFAAALWLLVPFAIVLPGIMAQQLYGGTLGSTDEAYPTLIRRLIPIGVRGFLFAAIAGAVISSLASMLNSAATIFTMDLYHRHWQPQASQRSLVLLGRGLTLLFVITGCLLAPAIAHPQFKGVFNFIQEFQGYISPGIVAAFVVGFVLPRAPRTAGVVALLVSAPIYGGLHLFCGAGTQHELHYLVRMLLTFVAVALIMWMMTLAAPLPEPRKIPVRADFNAASSPLAMVLGGFVIAAVVAFFVVFW from the coding sequence GTGAGTCTGGAGTGGCTGGATGTCGCGATCTTCCTGGCGTTCTTCGCGTTCGTCGTCGGCATCAGCCTGGTCAAGAGCCGGCGCGAAAGGAACTGCGAGGACTATTTCCTGGCCGGCCGTGGGCTCACGTGGCCGTTGATCGGCTTTTCGATCGTCGCCGCCAACCTGTCAACCGAGCAATTTGTCGGCATGGCGGGGCAGTCTGCCGGGGACGTCGGTCTGGCCGTAAGCGCCTGGCAGCTCACCGGCTCGATCGGGATCGTCATCATCGCGTTCACGATTCTGCCGCGCTTCCTGAAGGCGGGCATCTATACGATGCCGGAGTACCTGGAGTACCGCTACAACGCCGCCGCACGCGGCATCATGGCGCTGTTCACGACGGTCATTTACGTGACGGTCACCATCACGGCCGTGCTGTACTCCGGCGGGCTGGCGCTGAAGACGATCTTCGGGCTCGAGCTGACGCACGCGATCTGGATCATCGGGGGGATCGCGACGATCTACACCGTGTGGGGCGGACTCAAGGCGATCGCGTGGGCGGATTTGTTCCAGGGCGCCGCGCTGATGATCGGCGGCCTGATCACGATGTTCCTGGGCATGCAGGCCTGCGGCGGCGCCGGCGCGTTCTTTGAGCAGAACGCACGACGGCTGCACATGATTCTGCCGGCCAATCATCCGACGCTGCCGTGGACCGGCGTGCTGGCGGGCATGTGGATTCCGATTGTCTACTATTGCGGTCTGAATCAGTTCATCGTCCAGCGCACGCTCGCGGCGCGCGATCTGCGGCAAGGGCAGCTCGGCATTGTGTTCGCCGCCGCCCTGTGGCTGCTGGTGCCGTTCGCGATCGTGCTGCCCGGGATCATGGCGCAGCAGTTGTACGGCGGCACGCTGGGCAGCACGGACGAGGCGTATCCGACGCTGATTCGTCGCCTCATCCCCATCGGGGTGCGGGGCTTCCTGTTTGCCGCGATCGCCGGTGCGGTGATCAGCTCGCTGGCGTCGATGCTCAACTCGGCGGCGACGATCTTCACGATGGACCTGTATCACCGGCATTGGCAGCCGCAGGCGTCGCAGCGCAGCCTGGTCCTGCTCGGCCGCGGGCTGACGCTGCTGTTCGTCATTACGGGCTGCCTGCTGGCGCCCGCGATTGCGCACCCCCAGTTCAAGGGCGTGTTCAACTTCATCCAGGAATTTCAGGGGTATATCTCGCCGGGCATCGTCGCGGCGTTCGTCGTCGGCTTTGTGCTGCCGCGCGCGCCGCGCACGGCGGGCGTGGTGGCCCTGCTGGTCAGCGCGCCGATCTACGGAGGGTTGCACTTGTTCTGCGGCGCGGGCACGCAGCACGAGTTGCACTACCTGGTCCGCATGCTGCTGACATTCGTGGCGGTGGCGCTGATCATGTGGATGATGACGCTGGCCGCACCGCTGCCGGAGCCGCGCAAGATCCCCGTGCGGGCGGATTTCAACGCGGCCTCCTCGCCGCTCGCGATGGTGCTCGGCGGGTTCGTAATCGCGGCGGTCGTCGCCTTTTTCGTCGTGTTCTGGTGA